A stretch of DNA from Candidatus Methylomirabilota bacterium:
CTCGTCGCGCTCGGCTGCGGCATCGCGACGGCGAGGTGGATGGCGCGCCCGCTCCAGGACCTCGCCCACCTCGCGCTGCGCATCCGGCAGGGGAATCTGGACGCGGTAGTACGCCCGCGCAGCCGCGACGAGATCGGCGTGCTCACGCGCTCGATGGGCGAGATGGTGCGGGCGCTCCGCGACCGCGAGTTCGTGCGCCAGACGCTCGGACGCTATGTGAGCCCCGAGCTGGCGGAGCGCGTGCTCCGTGACCCGGACGCGGTGCGGCTCGGGGGCGAGCTGCGCGAGGTCACCATCCTGATGTCCGATCTTCGGGGCTTCTCCGAGCTGTCCGAGCGGCTGGGCCCCGAGGCGATGATCGACATCCTCAACCGCTATCTCGCCACGATGACGCAGGTCATCCAGGCCCACGGGGGGATGATCAACGAGTTCATCGGCGATGCGATCCTCGTGCTCTTCGGCGCGCCCTTCCAGCACCCGGACGACTGCGAGCGCGCGGTGCGCTGCGCCTGGGACATGCAGTGCGCGATGGCGGCCCTGAACGTCGAGAACCGGCGTCTGGGCCTGCCCGAGCTGGCCATGGGCATCGGCATCCACGTGGGGCCCGTGGTCGCGGGCAACATCGGCAGCCGCGACCGGGTGAAATACGGCGTGGTGGGCTCGCCCGTCAACCTTGCCGCCCGGATCCAGGCGCTCGCCTTCGGCGGCGAGGTGCTCCTCTCCGCCTCCGTGGTGGAGCGCTCGGGCCACGTGCGTGTGGGGGCTCCGCGCCGCGTCCGCGCCAAGGGCTTCCAGAGCCTCGTCACCGTGCATCCTTTGGAGGGGCTGGACGGCGGGGGCCAGGCGACCCCCATCGCGAGCTAGGCGCGCGCTACCGCTCGCCGTCAGCCGCACATCGGTGACGACGCCGGCGGGATTCACCGAGACGACCACGGCCTTCTGGAAAACCTTGAGCGAGAAGGCCGAGCCGCGCACCTGCGTAGCTTCAACCGAGGCCGGTGTCGTCCTTGCCCGCGACCCTGGGATAGATCTACATGCCCGTGGGTGGGCCGAGCAGCGCGACCACCTCGTCCCGCGTGGTCACGCTCGGCTTGAACGAGCTCACGAACTGATAGCTGACGAGCACCTGGTCGAGGAACGCGAAGTCGATGCTGCGCGCCGGCGTCACGCCGCTGGCCAGGGGGTCGCTGCCCGCCGTCGCGCCGGCGTAGGACGCCATCCCGAGGGTCTTCTCGTTCTTGATCACGGTGATATCACGGCCGGCACATCCCGCCGTCAGGACGAGGAGCGCGAGGCCGAGGTACCACGGGACCGGTCGTCGCATGGAGGCGTCCTCCGCGAGCGGTTGTCTCGCCGCACCCATCGAGGGCTGTGGCGGCGCGGCCCGCATGCCATAATGCGGCCGATGAACCGAAGGATTTCCCCCATCGGCGCCGCCTGACGGTCCGCGGACCGCGACGCGATCGTGCCTTCCGTTCCGCTTCGACGCCGGCTCTTCCTCCTCGTCGCCGTGGCCCTCGTGCCGCTCGCCCTCGTCTCCGGCATTGGGCTCCATCTCCTCGCCTCGCAGCAGCGCATGCAGGTCGAGCGCGTGAGCCTGGAGCTCACGCGGGCGGTGGCCACCGCGGTGGACGCCGAGCTGAGGAGCTCGGTCTCGGTGCTGGAGGCGTTCGCCACTACCTTGACGTTCGAGGGGAATGAGCGCGCGACCTTCCACGAGCAGGCGCGCCGCGTGCTGGGGACCCAGCCAGACTGGGCGGGCATGAGCCTCACCGATCCCGCGGGCACGCGCATCGCCGACACGCGTTACCCGCCGGGGGTCGAGCTTCCGCCGATCGCCGAGCGCGAAAGCTTCGAGCAGGTCGTGCGCGCGCGTGCGCCGGCCATCGGCAGTCTGGCGCGCAGCGCGAGCGGTCCGCTCCTCTTCGCCGTGCGGGTGCCCGTGCTCCGCGGCGACACGCTCCGGTACGTGCTCTCAGCCTCGGTGCGGCCCGAGGATATCCGTGAAGTGGTCACGCGCCAGCAGGTACCCTCCGACTGGGTGGTCTCGACCTTCGACCAGCGCGGTCAGCGCGTCGCCCGCTCGCGCGCGCACGAGGAGAGCGTCGGCGGCCCGGCCTCGCCGAGCCTGCAGGCGCTGCTCGCGCAGAACGCCAAGGAAGGCATCGGCCCCACCAACACGCTCGAGGGTGAGCGCATCTACACGCCTTACATCCGACTCGCCCCGAGCGGCTGGACGGCCGCCCTCGGTCTGCCCGCGGCGGTGGTGGAAGGCGCCGTGTACCGCTCGCTCGCCTTCTACGGCGGCGGACTGCTGCTCTCGCTTGGCCTCGGCACCCTCGCCGCCCTCCTCGTCGCGCGCAGCATCAACCGCCCCATCGCCGACCTCCGCGGCGCCGCGCAGGCGCTGGGACGCGGCGAGGCGATGGCGCCACCCGCCACCGCCATCCAGGAGATCCGCGACGTGGCCGAGGCGCTGGTCACCGCGGCCGCGGAGCGCCGCCACGCGGAGGTCCAGGAGCGGCAGGCGCGCGAGACGGCGGAGGCGGCCGACCGGGCCAAGGAGCAGTTCCTTGCGGTGCTGTCGCACGAGCTGCGCACCCCACTCAACGCGGTCTATGGCTGGGCGCGCATGCTCCAGGCGGGCCAGGTCCGCGGCGACGACGCCACCCGCGCCGTGGAAGCGATCGTCCGGAACGCCGACATGCAGGTGCAGCTCATCGACGATCTCCTCGACGTCTCCCGCATCGTCAGCGGCAAGATGCGGCTGGACGTGCGGGCGGTGGATCTCGCCGCGGTGCTGGAGGACGCGCTCGACGCCGTCCGGCCCGCCGCCCAGGCCAAGGGGATCCGAGTGCAGAGCGTACTGGACCCGCGCGCGGGCCCGGTGATGGGCGACTCCGCCCGGCTCCAACAGGTGCTGTGGAATCTCCTCATGAACGCGGTCAAGTTCACCCCGAAGAGCGGTCGCGTGCAGGTGCATCTGCAGCGGGTGAACTCCCATGTCGAGATCATGGTGAGCGACACCGGCCAGGGCATCGCCCCCGCGGTGCTGCCGTACGTATTCGACCGCTTCCGCCAGTCGGATAGCTCGAGCACCCGGGCTCACGGGGGCCTCGGCCTGGGGCTGGCGCTGGTGAAGCACCTGGTCGAGCTCCACGGGGGGAGCGTGCTCGCCCGGAGCGCGGGCGAGGGCCTGGGCGCGACGTTCGTGGTGAGCCTCCCGCTCTCGATCGCGGAGCTCCCCGAGCATCGGGCCCCGCGCGCGCATCCGAGCGCACCGTCGGTGGAGCCGTTGCCAGGCATCGTCCGGCTGGACGGGCTCCGCGTCCTCGTGGTCGACGACGATCCCGAAGCGGTGGCCCTCGCCATCGCGATCCTGAAGGGGGCGGGGGCCGAGGTCCGCTCGACCCTCGCCGCGCCCGACGCCCTCGCCCTCCTCCGCGAGTGGCGGCCCGACGTGCTCGTGTCCGACATCGAGATGCCGAGCGAGGATGGCTACGCGCTCATCGCAAAGGTCCGCGCGCTCGACGCCGACGCGGGCGGCCGCACCCCCGCGGTGGCCCTGACCGCCTACGGACGCACGCAGGACCGCATGCGCTCGCTCGCCGCGGGCTACACCATGCACGTGCCCAAGCCGGTCGATCCGGGTGAGCTCACCACCATCATCGCCAGCGTCGCCATGCGCCCCCCCACGCACGTGTCCGGACCTGTGCCATAATCCCGGCCATGAGCAAGAAACTCCTCTTCGTCGGCGGCGGGGCCATTGGCAGCTACCTGGGCGCGTTCCTCACGCGCGCGGGTCACGACGTGACCATCGTGGATCCCTGGGCGGAGCAGGTCGAAACCATCCGCCACCGTGGGATCTCGGTGCGCGGTCCGCACGACCCGTTCGACGCCAAACCCAAGGCGTTCCACCTCCACGAGGCGCAGCGTCTGCCGCGGGACTTCGACATCGCCTTCGTCGCGATGAAGGCCTACGACACGCCGTGGGCCACCCAGCTCGCCGTGCGTCACCTCCGCCCCGAAGGCTACGTGGTGTCGTCGCAGAACTGCTGGCCGGACCCGATGGTGGCCGCGGTGGCGGGCGCCGGACGATCGGTCGGCCTCATCATGTCCAAGATCGGCGTGGCCCTCTGGAAGCCGGGGCAAGTCGAGCGCGGCATGGAGAAAGGCGAGGGCAAGGGCCACGACGTGTTCCGACCCGGCGAGCACGACGGGCGCATCACGCCGCGGGTGACCGAGTTGGCCGAGATGCTCTCGATCATCGACGGGGCCAAGGCGACCGACAATCTCTGGGGCGAGCGCTGGGCCAAGCTCTCTCAGAACGCCATGGGCAATCCTGTTCAGGCCATGACCGGCCTCGGGACCCTCGAGGTGATGTCGAGCGAGGTCGGGCGCGCGATCACCATTCACCTCGCCTCCGAGTCGGCCCGCGTCGGACTCGCCGCGGGGCTGCGCATCGCGAAGTTCGGCGGGGCGGAGGCGGCGACCTGGGCGAAGGCCGATCAGCGCGAGACCTGGGAGTCCCTCGACCGCATGCTCACGCCCGCGTCGGCGGGAGGCCGCAACTGGCGTGCTTCCATGGCCCAGGACGTGATCAAGGGACGGCCGACGGAGATCGACTACATGAACGGCCACGTGGTGGCGCAGGGGCGCGAGCGGGGTGTGCCGACGCCCGTGTCGGCGGCCATCGTGCGGGTGGTCGGCGAGATCGACGCGGGCACGCGCAAGCCCGCGGCCGCCAACATCGAGGCGACCCTGCGCCTCGCCGGCGTCTAGCCGCCGGTCAGGGCGACTCTACGGACTGGATCACGAAGGACTCGACGTAGATCTTTCGCGTGCCCGGCTGGCTGGGGGTGGGGACGCGAAAGTAGGCGCGGTCACCTGGTCGGATATTGCCGTAGGCCCACCCGCGCTCGACCGCCACCACCTTTCCCGAGTCGTCCAGCACGTCCATCCGCATGCGAAGGAGGCCCACCGTCTCGCGTCCATTGTTGTAGACCCAGCCGGCCACCGCGCCCCGCGTGGGCGCGCCTGTGTCCTCCTCGATGCGGAACTTTCCCATTTGCGACGGCGCCGGCGACTGCGCGTCCACCGAGGCGGCCGCGGCGCACAGCATCAATGCCGCGCCGGCCAGCCAGCGCCTCGGGCGGATGATCGAAGGGCGGATCACTGCCAGCGAATCAGCGCCTTGATCTTCGGATACTCGGGCGCCCTTCCCTCCACGTCCACGACGCGCAGGCTCTTGTCCGGCGCCTCGAGGAGGAGATTGTTGTTGCTGAACGCGATGAAGCGGCCCCACTCTTTCGGGACCGTGACATCATACTTGGCGATCGGCATCTGCGCCTGCGCCGAGCTCGGCTCGGGCAGCCACGGGCGAAGGGCGATGACGGTGAGGGCGAGCGCGATCACGGTGAGGGCGACCTTCACATAGCGGTCGTGGGCCACGGCGGCCTCCTGGCAGGGGTGCACGGCTCGACGCTCCCAATGCATATCACGCCCGCACGGAAGCGCCAAGCAGGAGGGCCGCCGGGGCCCGACGCGCGCCGGGCGCTACATGTGGAAGTACGGGTCGAGCACTCGCACCTCGGTGATGCGATCCACCGGCAGCTTGTTGCGCTCGGCGACCTTCCGGATGGCCTCGGGCGAGGGGCCGTCATAGACGCAGAAGGTCTTCCGCTTGTCCTGTGAGACGTAAGAGTGCACCCAGGTCACGCCCTCGGCTGCATTGTTGCCGACGACGGTGAGGCAGGCCTTGGCGCCTTCCGCATTGGCGGGCAGGGCCAGTCCATCGGGAAAGGTGCGCTCGACCATGTATCGGGGCATCGTGGCTTCCTCCTTGTGTGAGCTGCTACGTGGGTCGAGCGTAGACCCGCCCCTGCTCCATCACAATGGGGAGAACTCCCTATTTTGGGGGCGCGTCCTCCGCGCCGCCGAGCAGCCCGTGCTCGCGAGCGAGCCGCGCCGCCGCGCCCCGCGAGCCTACCTCGAGCTTGGCCAGCACCGCCGACACGTGATGATCCACGGTCTTGGGCGAGATGTGCAAGCGCTCACCGATCTCGGCATTGCGGAGGCCCCGATCGAGGGCGCGCAGGATCTCGATCTCCCGCGTGGTCAGGCCGAAGGGATGCTCGCGGTTGACCTTGCGGGGGCCGCGGGGAATCTGGTGCATCCCCTCCTCGCGAAGCAGACGGCGGAGGGCCTCGGCGGCGGGGCGCCCGCCCAGCGTGTCGAAAACGCCGAGCGCGGTCAGCTGCGCGGGCCGATCACCCCCGGCGAGGGCCTGCGCTCTCTCGTAGGGACACCCGCGCCGTTCCCATTCCGCCGCGGCGTTGCGCCAGTCGCCCGCGATCTCGCGCGCGTACACCCGCGCCGTCCATGTCGGCGGCGCCACCCGCTCCCCCGCGCGCCAGCGCCAGTACGCGAGCTCACCCGTGAACCACGGATGCCGGTGGCCGACCGCGAGCTCCCACGCCGCCTCGGCCTCGCCGCGCGCGCGCTCACGGTCGCCCGCGAGCCAGGCCGCCTCCGCGCGGGCGGCGCGCACCGGTCCCACGCGCTGGAGCGTGCCCGTCGGCAGGGCCAGCGCGAGCGCCTCGTCGAGCGCCGCGCCCGCGCCCGGATCGCCGCGCCGCGCGCGCAGGCGACCGAGGGCGATTAGGGCGGCGATGCGGCTGATGGCGGAGGCGGAGGGCCGCCGCACCACCGCGCCCCCCAGCTCGCCGGCCTGGGTCCAGCGGCCCTGCGCGAGATGCGTGAGGGCCTGCCAGGCCTGCATGTACAGCAGAGCGTGATCGAGATCACGCTCGCTCGCGTAGGCGATTCCCTCGCCGAGGTACCGGTCGGCGTCGCGGAAGTCGTGGCACTCGCCGTAGGCCGACCCCAGATTCGTGTAGGCGAGGGCGACCAGGCCGTCCAGTCCGGCTTCGCGCGCGAGGGCCAGGCTTTCCTCGAGCATCGCGCGGCCGCGCGCGTCGCCGCCCAGGAGCATGGCGGTGCCCACGGTATTCCTGGCGGCGGCGAGGGTGTCGGCGTCGCGGAACCGCTGCGCCATCGCGATGGCCTTCTCCCCCCAGGCGATCGCCTCCGCGGTGTCGCGGTCGAGCATGCGGAGATGCGCGCGCGTCCGGTAGGCGAGAGCGAGCTCGCGGCTCGCGGGCAAGAGCTCCAGGCCCTCGACGGCGCGCCCGCAGATCTCGTCCGCCTCCGCGTTCCGGCCCGCCCGCACGAGGCAGGTGGCCATCACGGCGAGGTTGCCGCCCGCCGCCTGGAGATCGCCGTCCTGCCGCCACAGCTCGCGCGCCCGACGGTGGGCGGCGATCGCGTCGTCGAGGTCGTCCACCGCCGCGCACTCCTCGGCGTAGGCCTCGAGCAGGCTCGCCTGCCCGCACGGCGCGAGGGCGTGGGCGCAGCGGAGGGCGCGCGCGTAGAGCGCCTTGGCCGCGCGGTGCGCGCCCGCCTTCGCGGCGCGCCGCGCCCCCTCGGGGGCGAGCCGGAGCACCGCCTCCTCGTCCGCGGCGGCCTCGGCGTGGTAGGAGAGGCGCGCGGGATCGAGCGCGCCCGCCGGGGACGCGTCGAGCGCACGCAGCGCGAGCCGGTGCAGCGCGAGCGCGCGCGCGGGCGGGATCTGCTCGAGGATGGCCTGGCGCGCGAGCTCGTGGCGGAACGCGAGCGCCTCGCCCCGGGCCACCAGCATGCCCACCGCCACGCATTCGTCGGCGGCGGCGGCCTCGCTCACGACCAGCTCGCCGAGGAGCCACGACTCCGCGCGGGCGCCGAGGACGGCCGCCGCCTCCAGCACCGCATAGCCGGAGCGCGACAGGCGCGCCGCGCGCGCCACCACCGCGTCGCGCACCGACGCGGGGATCCCGCTCCCGTCCGCGGCGAGCACCTCGGTGACGAAGAACGGGTTGCCGCCGGTCTGGGCGTGAAGGGCCGCCGCGTCCACGTCGCGGTCGCCGGCGAGCGTGCGCACCGCGCCCACGCTGAGCGCGGGGATGGGCAGCCGCCGCACCGCGCGCGCGCCGGCGAGATCGCCCAGAACGGTCCGAAGCGGCGTCCGTGGTCCGAGCTCGTCGTCGCGGTACGTGACGACGACTAGGGCCGGCACGCGCTCGATGCGCCGGCCCAGGAACTTCACCAGATCGAGCGTCGCCTCGTCGGCCCAGTGCGCGTCCTCGACCACCATCACGGTGGGGCGACCGCCGCGCTTGAGCTCGTCGAGCAGGCCGGCGAGCAGCGCGGGACGCGCCGTGCCGTCCTGCAGCAGCGCGCGCAGGCCCGCGCCGGCCTGCTCGGCGATGTCGTGCAGCGGCCCGAGCGGGCGCGGCCGGAACAGCGCGTCGCAGGCGCCCCACAGCACCCGCGCCCCATCGCATCGCGTGCGGGTGAAGCGCTCGACGAGAGCGCTCTTGCCGATGCCCGCCTCGCCGCTCACCAGCACCACCGCGCCGCGGCCGGCCCCCGCCTCGCGCAGAGCGTCGCCGAGGGTCTGGAGAGAGCCGTCCCGCTCGAGCAGGTCCATAGCGTTTCGATTCTACCTCCGCTACCATCGGGCCATCAGCCCGGCCACCCCGGATCCCGCGGAGGACCCATGTCGCTCGTCACGCGTCCCACCCTCGTCCTGCTCCTGCTGAGCCTGCTCGCCGCGCCCGCCGCCGCCCAGTCCCCCGCCCCGCGCGAGGGCAAGCCGGGAGGGGTCCTGCGTTTCTCGCACCGCGAAGACCTGCCGCAGGGCTTCGCCATCCACGAGACCGCCACCAACTCCGGCACGTGGCCGTCCATGCCTTGCTACTCGAACCTCGTGATCTTCGATCAGTCGAAGCAACTCGAGCGCGCCGAGAACATCGTGCCCGAGCTCGCCGAGCGCTGGTCCTGGCAGGACGGCTACCGCAATCTCGTCTTCTTCCTGAGACGGGACGTGCGCTGGCACGACGGCCAGCCCTTCACCTCCAAGGACGTGAAGTTCACGTTCGATATGGTGCGCGAGGCCCCGAACGCCGCCGCGAAGCTCCGCCTCAATCCCAGGAAGGAGTGGTACAGCAACGTCGACGCCATCGAGGCGCCCGATCCCTATACGGTGGTGTTCCGCCTGAAGCGCCCGCAGCCCTCCATCCTCACCATGCTAGCGTCCGGCTACTCCCCGGTGCTGCCCGCCCACGTCCCGCCCGCCGACCATCGCACTCGCTGCATCGGTACCGGGCCCTTCAAGTTCAAGGAGTGGAAGCGCGGCGAGTCGGTGGAGCTGGTGAGGAACCCCGACTACTTCGTGAAGGGGCGGCCTTACCTCGACGCCGTCCGCTACGTGATCATCGTGGAGCGCGGCACGCGGGTGGCCGCGCTCCAGGCCAATCAGGTGGACGTGGCGTTCCCCGGCGAGACCACGTTGAACATCTACGAGCAGCTCAAGGCGGCGGTGCCAAAGATGGTGTTCACCGAGACCGCCAGCAACGTGAACGAGAACCTCCTGATCAACACGACGCGGCCGC
This window harbors:
- a CDS encoding ATP-binding protein — translated: MPSVPLRRRLFLLVAVALVPLALVSGIGLHLLASQQRMQVERVSLELTRAVATAVDAELRSSVSVLEAFATTLTFEGNERATFHEQARRVLGTQPDWAGMSLTDPAGTRIADTRYPPGVELPPIAERESFEQVVRARAPAIGSLARSASGPLLFAVRVPVLRGDTLRYVLSASVRPEDIREVVTRQQVPSDWVVSTFDQRGQRVARSRAHEESVGGPASPSLQALLAQNAKEGIGPTNTLEGERIYTPYIRLAPSGWTAALGLPAAVVEGAVYRSLAFYGGGLLLSLGLGTLAALLVARSINRPIADLRGAAQALGRGEAMAPPATAIQEIRDVAEALVTAAAERRHAEVQERQARETAEAADRAKEQFLAVLSHELRTPLNAVYGWARMLQAGQVRGDDATRAVEAIVRNADMQVQLIDDLLDVSRIVSGKMRLDVRAVDLAAVLEDALDAVRPAAQAKGIRVQSVLDPRAGPVMGDSARLQQVLWNLLMNAVKFTPKSGRVQVHLQRVNSHVEIMVSDTGQGIAPAVLPYVFDRFRQSDSSSTRAHGGLGLGLALVKHLVELHGGSVLARSAGEGLGATFVVSLPLSIAELPEHRAPRAHPSAPSVEPLPGIVRLDGLRVLVVDDDPEAVALAIAILKGAGAEVRSTLAAPDALALLREWRPDVLVSDIEMPSEDGYALIAKVRALDADAGGRTPAVALTAYGRTQDRMRSLAAGYTMHVPKPVDPGELTTIIASVAMRPPTHVSGPVP
- a CDS encoding ketopantoate reductase C-terminal domain-containing protein, translated to MSKKLLFVGGGAIGSYLGAFLTRAGHDVTIVDPWAEQVETIRHRGISVRGPHDPFDAKPKAFHLHEAQRLPRDFDIAFVAMKAYDTPWATQLAVRHLRPEGYVVSSQNCWPDPMVAAVAGAGRSVGLIMSKIGVALWKPGQVERGMEKGEGKGHDVFRPGEHDGRITPRVTELAEMLSIIDGAKATDNLWGERWAKLSQNAMGNPVQAMTGLGTLEVMSSEVGRAITIHLASESARVGLAAGLRIAKFGGAEAATWAKADQRETWESLDRMLTPASAGGRNWRASMAQDVIKGRPTEIDYMNGHVVAQGRERGVPTPVSAAIVRVVGEIDAGTRKPAAANIEATLRLAGV
- a CDS encoding FxLYD domain-containing protein, giving the protein MLCAAAASVDAQSPAPSQMGKFRIEEDTGAPTRGAVAGWVYNNGRETVGLLRMRMDVLDDSGKVVAVERGWAYGNIRPGDRAYFRVPTPSQPGTRKIYVESFVIQSVESP
- a CDS encoding DUF4242 domain-containing protein, which translates into the protein MPRYMVERTFPDGLALPANAEGAKACLTVVGNNAAEGVTWVHSYVSQDKRKTFCVYDGPSPEAIRKVAERNKLPVDRITEVRVLDPYFHM
- a CDS encoding AAA family ATPase: MDLLERDGSLQTLGDALREAGAGRGAVVLVSGEAGIGKSALVERFTRTRCDGARVLWGACDALFRPRPLGPLHDIAEQAGAGLRALLQDGTARPALLAGLLDELKRGGRPTVMVVEDAHWADEATLDLVKFLGRRIERVPALVVVTYRDDELGPRTPLRTVLGDLAGARAVRRLPIPALSVGAVRTLAGDRDVDAAALHAQTGGNPFFVTEVLAADGSGIPASVRDAVVARAARLSRSGYAVLEAAAVLGARAESWLLGELVVSEAAAADECVAVGMLVARGEALAFRHELARQAILEQIPPARALALHRLALRALDASPAGALDPARLSYHAEAAADEEAVLRLAPEGARRAAKAGAHRAAKALYARALRCAHALAPCGQASLLEAYAEECAAVDDLDDAIAAHRRARELWRQDGDLQAAGGNLAVMATCLVRAGRNAEADEICGRAVEGLELLPASRELALAYRTRAHLRMLDRDTAEAIAWGEKAIAMAQRFRDADTLAAARNTVGTAMLLGGDARGRAMLEESLALAREAGLDGLVALAYTNLGSAYGECHDFRDADRYLGEGIAYASERDLDHALLYMQAWQALTHLAQGRWTQAGELGGAVVRRPSASAISRIAALIALGRLRARRGDPGAGAALDEALALALPTGTLQRVGPVRAARAEAAWLAGDRERARGEAEAAWELAVGHRHPWFTGELAYWRWRAGERVAPPTWTARVYAREIAGDWRNAAAEWERRGCPYERAQALAGGDRPAQLTALGVFDTLGGRPAAEALRRLLREEGMHQIPRGPRKVNREHPFGLTTREIEILRALDRGLRNAEIGERLHISPKTVDHHVSAVLAKLEVGSRGAAARLAREHGLLGGAEDAPPK
- a CDS encoding ABC transporter substrate-binding protein codes for the protein MSLVTRPTLVLLLLSLLAAPAAAQSPAPREGKPGGVLRFSHREDLPQGFAIHETATNSGTWPSMPCYSNLVIFDQSKQLERAENIVPELAERWSWQDGYRNLVFFLRRDVRWHDGQPFTSKDVKFTFDMVREAPNAAAKLRLNPRKEWYSNVDAIEAPDPYTVVFRLKRPQPSILTMLASGYSPVLPAHVPPADHRTRCIGTGPFKFKEWKRGESVELVRNPDYFVKGRPYLDAVRYVIIVERGTRVAALQANQVDVAFPGETTLNIYEQLKAAVPKMVFTETASNVNENLLINTTRPPFDNVKVRRALALAVDRRAYVQAVHRGSAIVGASLAPKPWGVWGLPDKDLAALAGYGKGPDEKAKARRLLAEAGFGPGNPLKVEMATRAIAIYLDFASFVLNELKTVGIEATLKQIETAQWHPLATRREFQIAANLTGLGVDDPDASFYENYACGSPRNYTGYCNEEITRLIDQQSQEIDPAKRRALVWQIQTRLENEASRPIMGWRTDHFAHQPHVKGLTIHNVVYNCCRLQDTWLDR